CGCGGCCAGGAAGTTACCGATACCGGCTCGCCGATCCGCGTTCCCGTCGGCGCCGGCACGCTCGGCCGCATCATGAACGTGATCGGTGAGCCGATCGATGAAGCCGGCCCGATTGCTTCGGACGGCACGCGTCCGATCCACGCCGAGGCGCCGACCTATACCGACCAGGCCACGGAAGCTGAAATTCTGGTCACCGGCATCAAGGTCGTCGACCTGCTGGCGCCCTACGCCAAGGGCGGCAAGATCGGCCTGTTCGGCGGCGCCGGCGTCGGCAAGACCGTGCTGATTCAGGAGCTGATCAACAACGTCGCGAAGGCGCACGGCGGTTATTCGGTGTTCGCCGGCGTCGGCGAGCGGACCCGCGAAGGCAATGACCTCTATCATGAGTTCATCGAATCCAAGGTCAACGCCGATCCGCACAATCCCGATCCGAGCGTCAAATCGAAGTGCGCCCTGGTGTTCGGACAGATGAACGAGCCGCCCGGCGCCCGCATGCGCGTCGCGCTGTCGGGTCTGACGGTCGCCGAGAATTTCCGCGATCAGGGCCAGGACGTGCTGTTCTTCATCGACAACATCTTCCGCTTCACGCAAGCCGGCTCGGAAGTGTCGGCGCTGCTCGGCCGTATTCCTTCCGCGGTGGGCTACCAGCCGACGCTCGCGACCGACATGGGCGCGCTGCAGGAGCGCATCACGACCACGCACAAGGGCTCGATCACCTCGGTGCAGGCGATCTACGTGCCGGCCGACGACTTGACCGACCCGGCGCCCGCGACCTCGTTCGCGCATTTGGACGCCACCACCGTGCTGAACCGCGCGATCTCGGAAAAGGGCATCTATCCGGCGGTGGACCCGCTCGACTCGACTTCGCGCATGCTCTCCCCGCTGATCGTCGGCGAAGAGCACTATCAGACCGCGCGTATGGTTCAGCAGGTGCTGCAGCGTTACAAGTCGCTGCAGGACATCATCGCGATTCTCGGCATGGACGAATTGTCGGAAGAGGACAAAATCGCCGTCGCCCGCGCCCGCAAGATCGAGCGCTTCCTGTCGCAGCCGTTCCACGTGGCCGAAATCTTCACCGGCTCGCCGGGCAAGTTCGTCGACCTCGCCGACACCATCAAGGGCTTCCGCGCCATCTGTGAAGGCAAGTACGATCACCTTCCGGAGGCCGCCTTCTACATGGTCGGTGCTATCGAAGAAGCCGTCGAAAAGGGCAAGAAGCTCGCGGCGGAAGCTGCGTAAGCATTGCTAACGCTACGCCGTCACCCTGAGGTGCGAGCGTAGCGAGCCTCGAAGGGCGACTTCTTTCATCCTTCGAGGGCCGCAACGGCGGCCACCTCAGGATGACGACCGCCTTTGTAGTTAGCGCGAAACGGATTTTCCGATGGCCACCTTCCACTTCGATCTGGTTTCACCCGAAAAGCTCGCCTTCTCCGGCGAAGTCGATCAGGTTGACGTCCCCGGCGTGGAAGGCGATTTCGGCGTGCTGGCCGGACATGCGCCTGTTGTGGCCGCGGTCCGCCCGGGTATCCTCACCATCACCGCCGGCGGCGCGCATCAGAAGATCATCGTGCTCGGCGGCCTCGCCGAAATGTCGGAGAAGGGCCTCACCGTGCTCGCTGACGTCGCCACCTCGACGGCCGACCTCGACCGCGCACAGTTCGCCGAGACCATCGCCGAGATGGAAGCCAAGCTTGCGGAGAAGGAAGGCTCGGAGCTCGATCATGCGCTCGAGCGGCTGGACCACTTCAAGAGCATCCAGCAGGAACTCAGTTCGACGGCTATGCACTAGGCCCCGGAGCAACACGCGCCGGGGCGCATTGAAGGCCCGAATCAATTCAGCGCCCGTCACATCGTGACGGGCGCTTTTTTGCGTTTTGCTGTTACCGCTGTAGTTGCGCACGGGTAGTTCTGACGGCATTCTGCCGGTGCATATTTTGTCCGGGGCTGTTTTTCATGAAACGCAAGATCGCGGCGATTTTTGCGGCCGATATTGCCGGCTACAGCCGACTGGTTGCCGAGGACGAAGAAGAGACGCTGCGCCGTCTGGCATCCTATCGCCAGGTGACCGACGATTTCATCGCCAAAGGCGGCGGCCGGATCTTCAACACCGCGGGTGACGCCGTCCTCGCCGAATTTCCCAGCGCGGTCGAAGCCGTGCGCTGTGCGATCGATATCCAGGAAAGCCTGCGCACCCGGAACATGGCGTATCCGCCGAGCCGGCAGATGGCGTTTCGCATCGGCATTACCATCGGCGATGTGGTCGAGCGCGACGGCGATCTGCTCGGGGATGGCGTCAACATCGCGGCGCGCCTCGAGGGGCTCGCCGAGGTCGGCGGCATCTGCGTCTCGCGCGCGGTGCATGAGCAGGTCGTCAACAAGCTGTCGGTGCAGTTCGCCGATATCGGCGCGCAGGAAGTAAAGAACATCCCGACGCCGGTGCACGCCTATATGGTGGCGATGCGGCGCGAGGACGGGACCTATTCGATCCCGCAAGTCAAGAAGCCCGCCAAGGCTTCGGGATCGCAGCCGACCTGGATGTGGCCGGTCGCGGTGACGCTGGTCAGCCTGGCCGCGATCGGCGCCGGCGGTTTTCTCTATTTCACCAAGCTGGAGACGCAGGCCGTCAAGGTTGCGGCGCCGGCGCCCAACGTCAGTCCGGCGCCTTCGGCTGTGCCCGCGGCTGCATCAACTCCGGCCCCGACAGCCGCGACGTCCTCGCCGCCGCCGGCACCGCCAGCGCCTTCCCCGCCGCCGATCGGTTCGACGGAGAAATTCGCGGCCGCGAATGTCCCGTTCGTCAGCGATAAAGCCCGCACGTCGCTTGCCGGCGAATATGCGGGGGCGGCGAACTTCAAGGCGTTCTCGCTCAACATCGGCGGGATCAGCGCGTGGGTTACCGCGCAACCGAGTGAAGAGGCTGCCAGGACCGCCGCCGTCGAGCAATGTCAGAAGCGGGCGGATACCGCGCAGTCGCCGAGAAAATGTGAGCTCTACGCCGTCGGCGACGACGTCGTTTACGCGCACGGCAAGCCGCCGGTGCCGCCGTTGCCCTGGGTCAGGCATGACACGGCGACCGAACAGCCATTTGCGGCCAAGGACGTGCCGCTCACGCGCGACGCGGGTAGGACGAGGTTTGAGAATGTCTATGTGCCGGGCCGAAAAACCAAGACCATCGCGCTAGGCCCCGGCGGTGCGTTTTTCTTTCTCACCGCCATGGATTCGGTGGATGAGGCCATGCGGCGATCCCTCGAATCGTGCGGCGCCATCGCCGGCGTTCCCTGCATGATTGTCGCGCTCAATGAGAATTTCGTCGTGCCGATCCCGACCACATTGAGGGTCACCGGTTTCTTCAAGGTTGCCGGTAACGGGGTGATCAGCCCCGAAGCCCGCGACGATGTCGCGCACCGGATGGCCGATGCGACCAGTGGCTGGAACGCAATCGCTGTGGGCGCGGCCGGCCGGCCGGGGCTTGGATTGAAGGCGGCCTCCGAACAGGCCGCGGTGAATGGCGCGCTCGCCGACTGCGTCAAGCGAGACAGCGATTGCCATGTCATTGCGATCGGCCCGTTCTCTGTCGGACCGAACTAGACCGCAGAGCCCGCGGTCCAGCTTCGTTACGTGTGGCGGAACTCTCCGCGCGCGGCCGGTTGTCGGGGCGCCTCGAGGTCGCTTTGCCGCCAGCTGGTGGCCAGCAGCATGAACAACGCGCGATAACCCTGATATCGTGCCGCGGGACGGCTCTTCTCCCGCCCGCCCATTATCAAGATACCGCTCTGATCGCGCAGCTGCCACTCCCAGGCCCGCCGGCGCTTGATGACAGTCACTTCCTTCATGTCAGACAAAACATCTCGCAGTGCAGGTTATTCCGGGCGCCATCCGTGGACCCAATGGCACTCTAGTGTGTACGAGCAGAGCGGGTGTCGGTTGCAAAAAAAGCGTGAGCGAATCGAGAAAAATTCAGGTCGGTTCTGATTCAGTCAACAGCACGGCCCGCAGCGGGCCCCGCGAATTCGGCAAACAGCCGCGCCACCGTTCGGTAGACGTCGCGCCGGAACGGCACCACGAGGTCGGCGACGCGGTCAAGCCGCTCCCAGCGCCAGCTGTCGAACTCGGCCGGCTGCCCGTTGCGCGGGGTCAGCGGATCGATCTCGTCGTCGCGCCCGGTGTAACGCAAGGCGAACCATTTCTGCCGTTGCCCACGGAATTTGGCGAGGCGGTGGGCGGGCGGTCCGTCATAGGGCGGGAACTCGTAGTTCATCCAGTCGGTCTCGCCGAGATGGTCGGCCCGGCTTACCCCGGTCTCTTCCCAGAGCTCGCGCATGACCGCATCGCGGGGGTTCTCGTCGGCATCGATGCCGCCCTGTGGCATCTGCCATTCGAGGCCGGGCAGAATGATTTCCGGCCCGTCGTCCCGGAAACGGCGGCCGATCAGCACCTGGCCGGCGTTGTTGAACAAGGCGATCCCCACATTGGGGCGATAGGGTTTCTCGGACATGGTGTTTAAAAGAATTGGCGTTTCGAGACGTGATCCCGGTTCGCGTTCGGAAAATGCGTCAAAAACAGCGTCAGTTGCCCGCGAGGCCGGAAAATTCCTTCACCACGCGCTCGTAGACCGGCCGCTTGAACGGAACGATCAGCTCCGGCAGGTTCTTCATCGGCTCCCAGCGCCAACTGACGAACTCGGCCTTGTGGCCGCCCCCGGGGGTCGCGACGTTGATCTCGCTGTCCTTGCCCGTGAAGCGCACGGCGAACCATTTCTGCCGCTGCCCGCGGTAGCGGCCCTTCCAGGTGCGGCCGGCGACGGTGCGCGGAATATCGTAGATCAGCCAGTCGGCGACTTCGCCGAGCTTCTCCACCGAGCGGACGCTGGTTTCCTCGTAGAGTTCGCGCTTTGCCGCGGACCAGGTATCTTCGCCGGGATCGACGCCGCCCTGCGGCATCTGCCAGACGTGGCTTTCATCGACATGTTCGATGCCGCCGGCGCGGCGGCCGATGAAGACCAGCCCCGCTGCGTTGATCAGCATCATGCCGACGCAGGTCCGGTAAGGCAGGTCTTCGTAGCGCGCCATTCCGTCAGGGCTCCTTACGGCACAATCGGTCGAACCGGCGTGGTCCGGAAGGCCCGGATGGCCGTCATCGGGTCGATCTCTAGCCTGATTTTGATTTCAGCATCGCCGTTGTCAATGGCACAAGCATGATGCCACGGCTATCGAGAGTCTTGATCCAGGCGGCAATCCGCTCGATCGAAATCGGCAGGGCCGAGGCCACGCCGACGGCGAGCCCGCGTTCCTTGGCGAGCGTTTCGAGCTTGATCAGGGTGCGGTCGATTTCGGCCGAGGTCGGCACCGCGTCGATGGTGAAATCGGCCTTGGCGAACGGCATCGCCTGACCCGCCGCCAGTGACGATGCGACGCTGCGCGGCGTGGAACCGTCGTCGAGGTAGCCAAGGCCGCGTTTGGCGGCCTCGCGCATGATCGGCTGCATCACGGCGTCGGTTGCCAGGAAGCGCGCGCCCATGAAATTGGCGATCCCCGCATAGCCCTGGAACCGGCTCAGGTGCCAGTACAGGCGGTCAATATTCTGCTCCGGCGGCAGGCTCGTCAGCAGGGTCTGCGGGCCGGGGTCGTTGTCGGGATAGTCGAACGGCTCCATCGGGACCTGTAGCAGGATCTCGTGGCGCTGGGCGCGGGCCCGTTCGGCGAGCTTGGTGGGGTCGGCCCCGTAAGGCGTGAACGCCAGCGTCACGGCCGGCGGCAGCTTCATGATGGCGTCGGCCGTCTTGGCGGCGCCAACGCCGAGGCCGCCGACGACGATGGCGACCACCGGCATCTTGGCCGCCTTGGCGCGGTCGGTGTCGGCCGCATAGACGGTGAACGGCTTCAGGCCGTCGGCGACGACGGGGATCATGCCGTAGCGTGTTTTCTCCAGCAGCCGCGGATCGATGCCGGCCATGACGGCGGCAGGCGCGGCCTCGGTGTCGGTCTTGCCGGCCGCATCACCGCCAATCACGACATCCTGGCGCTTGCCGCTGGAGCCGTCGATGATCGTGACGGTCTTGTTCTCGCCGGCGGCGGCGGGCCTGGATTCGACCTTCGCCGCCGGTTCGGCCTGATGGCTGGCGGTCGCCGTGGCGGGCTTCTCGTCCGCCGCCGTTGTAGTTGCCTCGGGCTTGCGCAGGGCGATATGGGCGACCGGCTCGCCGCCCAGCGGATTGTCGGTGAAAAGCGCTGTTGTAACGAAGGCGACCAGGAACAGGCCGAGCAGCACTGCGAGTGCCTGCATTGCCGAGAACGGCAGCCGAAACCGGCGCTTATGGCGCTCCGGTTTCTGTCCGAGCGGCGTGCTCAGTTCGTCGGCCGTCTCCGTCATGAACCTCCCCGAATCAATTCGAAACCGCTCCGAATCAATCCGAACGACGATACCACGATGGGCTCAGATCGAGCGCCCGCGCCGCGCCCAAAAAGCGATCGGTCCGGCGTTTCCGGAAAGCCGGAACCCGCCAACAAAAAGGGCGGCCCGAAGGCCGCCCTTTTCACTGATATCGGACTGATGCCGGACTTGGCAGGATCAGTTCGCTGCCTTATTGGCCGGCTTGTCGGCCGAGGCCTTGTCGCCGGTGGCCGGCGCGGGGACCGCGGCGGTGGACTTGATGCCGTGCAGCAGGTCGGCGGCAGTCTTCAGCGCCTTGTCGTCCTTGGCGTCCGGCGGCACGTAGGATTGCGAGCCGGTCTTCTCGTCGCCGTCATTCTTCAAATGGCCGCGCAGCGAGGCCTCACCCTTGGTGTCGGTGCGCGACTTCAGCTCGTCCGGCACATCCTGCAGCACCTCGATATCGGGCACGATACCCTTGGCCTGGATCGACTTGCCGGACGGCGTGTAGTAGCGCGCGGTGGTCAGACGGAGCGCGCCGTTGCCGCTGCCGAGCGGGATGATGGTCTGCACCGAACCCTTGCCGAACGAGCGGGTGCCGACCAGCGTCGCGCGCTTGTGGTCCTGCAGCGCGCCGGCGACGATTTCGGATGCCGAAGCCGAGCCGCCGTTGATCAGCACGATCACCGGCTTGCCCTTGGTCAGGTCGCCCGGATGGGCGGCGCGGCGCTGGGTTTCCTCGGCGTTGCGGCCACGGGTCGAGACGATCTCGCCGCGATCCAGGAAGGCGTCGGAAACGGTGACCGCTTCCTCGAGCAGCCCGCCCGGGTTGTTGCGGAGATCGATGATGTAGCCCTTGAGCTTGTCGCCGATCTGGTTCGACAGATTGCCGATCTCGCGCTTCAGGCCTTCGGTGGTCTGCTCGTTGAAGGTGGTGACGCGGATATAGGCGATGTCGTCGCCCTCGACGCGGGCGCGGACCGAGCGGACGCGGATATTGTCGCGCACCAGCGTGACTTCGATCGGATTGTCCTGACCCTTGCGGATGATCTTGAGGCGGATCTTGGTGTTGACCGGGCCGCGCATTTTCTCGACCGCCTGGTTGAGGGTGAGACCCTGCACGGCTTCGTCGTCGAGATTGGTGATGATGTCGTTGGCCATGATGCCGGCCTTGGAGGCGGGCGTGTCGTCGATCGGCGAGACCACCTTGATCAGGCCGTCTTCCATCGTGACCTCGATGCCGAGCCCGCCGAACTCACCGCGGGTCTGCACCTGCATGTCGCGAAAACTCTTGGCGTCCATGTAGCTGGAATGCGGATCGAGGCCGGCCAGCATCCCGGAGATCGCGGACTCGACCAGCTTCGAGTCGTCGGGCTTCTCGACATAGTCGCTGCGCACGCGCTCGAAGACGTCGCCGAACAGATTGAGCTGGCGATAGGTGTCCGAGGTCGCGGCACGCGCGCTCGATCCCATCAGCACGGCGCGAGGCTGCGTGATGAAGAGCGTCAAAGCCGCGCCGGCGGCGGCGCTGAGGAGAATTACAGAAGTCTTGCGCATCATCCGCGAACCTTTTCGCCTTCATTTGCGGCCCACCATGGGCCTGGATCGATTGGAGTGCCGTCCTTACGGAACTCGACATAGAGCACGGGCTGACTCGCGGTCGTTGCGAGAATGGATGCAACCAGGGATGTCGACCCCATGGTCGCGACCGGCTCCCCCGTAAGTACAAACTGGCCGATGTTTACCGAAATGCGCTCCATCCCGGCGATCAGCACATGATACCCGCCCCCGGCATTCAGGATCAAGAGTTGTCCGTAGCTGCGGAAGGGTCCGGCGTAAACAACCCAACCGTCACACGGGGTTGTGACCTGCGCGCCGGTCCGGGTTGCCAAAGAAATGCCTTTTTCGACGCCACCCGCACCATCGGAACCGCCAAAATCGCGAATCTTGGAGCCGTTGACCGGAAATGCGAGCAACCCCTTGGCGGAGGCAAAGGCGATCGCCGGGCTGAGCCGCGCGGGATCCTTTAGCGCACCCAGATTGGGCTTGCCGTTCGGGGTCGCAGGCGCCCCCTGCAGACTGGCCGTTGCGGCCGCTTTGGCCGCGCTCTTGAGGTCCTGCTCCATCTTGGCGATCAGGCCCTGCAGACTGTCGACTTGTTTGGACAGCGTGATGGCGCGCGCGCCTTCGGCTTCCATGTCCTTTTCGATCGCGCTCTGCTTGCGTTGCCGTTCGTCGACCAGTGCGGCCAGCCGCACCTGATCGTCCTTCGACTTGTCGCGGTCGCGCGCCAGCGCGTCACGCTCGGTCGCAATGGTCTTGCGCAGCGCGACCAGTTCGCCGAGATCGCTGGAGAGTTTTTCCGCGCGTCCGCGCAGTTCGGGCACGACCGCGCCGAGCAGCATCGCGGTGCGCAGCGATTGCAGTGCGTCCTCGGGCCGAACCAGCAATGCCGGCGGCGTGCGCCGGCCGGCACGCTGCAACGCTGCCAGCACCTCGACGATTTCGGAGCGGCGTGAATCGAGCGACGCCCGTATCTGCTGCTCGCGGGCGTCGAGCGGGCGCAGCCGCGCCTCGGCGTCGGCGATGCGGGTCTCGACGCCGCGCACCCCTGCTGCGATGTCGATCAGTTGCTGGTTGAGTTTTGAACGATCCTGTCCGATTGCCGCGATATCGGCTTTCAGTTTTTCCTGCAGCTCGGCGGCTTTCCGCTGCTGTTCGCGGGCGGCTTGCAGTTCCTGCTCGCGCTGCTTGATGATGTCGGGTGAGACGGCCGCCGCCTGCGGCGCGGGCGCCGCCACTTGCGCCGCGGCCGGCGCGAGGGCCGCGCTTGTCAGGCTCAAGAGGCCCGCGGACAACAACACCAGGGAACGCCCCGCCGGCAGCGCCAAAGCCCGCCTGTGGCGGGCGGCATCCGGGCGCGGGTGAATGTTCGGCGGAGAGTGCATTCGGGCCTAATCAGCGCTTTCTGTATTCATGCCACCGTGCCTTCAGACGCGATGATAGGGATGGCCGGCCAAAATGGTCGCGGCGCGGTAAATCTGTTCCAGAAGCATGACGCGAACCATTTGATGCGGCCAGGTCGCCGAGCCGAACGCAATGCGCAACTTTGCCTTGCGCTGCAAATCGGGCGAAAGTCCGTCCGCACCCCCGATCGTGAAAATAGTGCTGGCGACCTGATCGTCGCGCCAGCGGCCGAGTTGCTGGGCGAAGCTTGCACTGTCGACGCTCTTGCCGCGCTCGTCGAGCGCCACCAGTACGGACTTTTCGGGGATCGCGGCCGAAATCGCCGCCGCTTCCTCGGCTACTCGGGTCGCCGCATCGCGGGCGCGGCTTTCCGGGATCTCGTGAATCTCGAGGCCGCGAAAGCCGAGCTTGCGGCCGATATCGTCGAAGCGCTCGCGATAGCGCTCGGCCAGTTCCCGCTCCGGGCCCTGCTTCAGCCGGCCGATTGCAACCACGACAAGACGCATCAGAAGATCCGGCGCATGAGAGAATGCTCCGGCACGCGCGCGTTATGCCGCGCGCATGCAAACTACATGCGCTCCCGCCGATTCGCATCGGCGCAGGAACTCAGATCGCCTTCGCTGCCGCCGGGCTTTGCGTCCACAACCTTTCCAGATTGTAGAACTCGCGCACCTCGGGCCTGAACACGTGCACGATCACATCGCCGGAATCGATCAGCACCCAGTCGCAGTTGGGCATGCCCTCGACATGAATGCTCTTGATGCCGGTTTCCTTCAGCGCCTTGGTGACATTTTCCGCGATCGCGCCGACGTGGCGGTTGACCCGTCCCGTGGTGACGATCATGTAGTCGGAATATGCAGATTTGCCGCGAAGGTCGATGGTGACCGTTTCTTCCGCCTTCATATCGTCGAGGCGGGAGAGGATCATATTCAGCGTCTTGTCGGCGTCGGGTTGCGCCTTCAAGGCCGCAGCTTTTGTCGATGTTTTACGCGGGGTTTTGGCAGCTGACTTGGTAGCCTTGGAAACCTTGGGTAAAACAGACTTGGACAATACAGATGTGGCCAGGGACCATTCCTTTCACTGTATCGCGGACGCCGAATCCTGACGTCCACGGGCTATATTAGACATGTGGGGTTAATGGTTTCAATATTCCAGTGAACCCCACCTGCCGGTTGTGACCCGACTGTCACTTCTTTGCCTTCCAGCTTCCGTCCGGGTTTCGCAGTCCGGTCGACGACAGGCTCGATTTCATGCCGGTGAGGAAAGCCCAGGCGGGGGCCTGCTGATCTGCTAGCCGGGTCGCCTGATTCTCAGGCAGCCGATAGCGCGCCAGCGCCTGTGCGGCGGGTGCTGCGAGCGCCCGGAAACTCTGGGGCGGACGGTCGATCACGGCGATCGGAACCTCGGAGGCAATGCGCCGCCAGTTCTGCCAGCGATGGAACTGCGCAAGGTTGTCAGCGCCCATGATCCAGACGAAGCGCAGGCCGGAAGCACGGCGGCGCAGGTAAGAAATGGTGTCGACAGTGTAACGGACGCCGATGACAGCTTCGAGACAACTGATGTCGATTCGCGGATCGTCGGCCATTTGGCGCGCGGCATCCATCCGCGCATCGAGATCGTTCAGCGCGTCCCCGGACTTGAGCGGATTGCCGGGGGTCACCAGCCACCAGACGCGGTCGAGCTTCAGTCGCTTGATCGCGAACAGGCTGATGGCGCGGTGCGCCTCGTGCGGTGGATTGAAGGAACCGCCGAGCAGCCCGATCCGCATGCCATTGCTGTAGAGCGGGATTGCCTGCGAGACGGATTGCGACGCGACCGAAGCTGGCTTCAACGCGGCCACCGCGTGCGTTCGCCGGAAAAAGTAGGTGCGTTCACGGTCGCGTCTGCCCGGTGCCGTGAACGCGATACTTGAAGCTGGTCAGTTGCTCGGCGCCGACCGGGCCGCGGGCGTGGAACTTGCCGGTGGCAATGCCGATCTCGGCGCCGAAGCCGAACTCGCCGCCATCGGCGAACTGCGTCGAGGCGTTGTGCAGCACGATCGCGGAATCGACCTCGTTGAGGAATCTCTGCGCGGCAGCTGCGTCTTCGGTCACGATCGCATCGGTGTGGTGCGAGCCGTGATCGTGAATATGCGCGATCGCTTCATCGAGCCCGTTGACGACGCGGGCTGCGATGATCGCGTCCTCATATTCGGTGTCCCAGTCCTCGTCGGAGGCGGGCTTTACCCTGCTATCGGCGTGCTGCACGGCCGCGTCACCGCGCACTTCGCAGCCCGCATCGATCAGCATTTCAACCAGCGGCTTCAGGCTTGCCGCAGCACCGGCCCGATCGACCAGCAAGGTCTCGGCGGCGCCGCAGACGCCCGGACGGCGCATCTTGGCGTTGAGCACGATCTTCTTCGCCATTTCGAGATTGGCGGAGCGATCGACATAGACGTGGTTGACGCCTTCGAGATGCGCGAACACCGGCACGCGGGCTTCGGCCTCGACGCGCGCGACGAGGCTCTTGCCGCCGCGCGGCACGATCACGTCGATGCCGCCGTTCAGTCCGGTCAGCAAGAGGCCGACCGCCGCGCGATCGCGCGTCGGCACCAGCGTGATGGCAGCTTCCGGCAGACCCGCCTCGCGCAGACCCTGCACCAGGCAGTCATGGATGGCGCGGCAGGAGCGGAAGCTGTCGGAGCCGCCGCGCAGGATCACGGCGTTGCCGGATTTCAGGCACAGCACGCCGGCGTCGGCGGCGACGTTGGGGCGGCTTTCGAAAATGACGGCGATGACGCCGAGCGGCACCCGCACGCGTTCGATGGTCATGCCGTTCGGGCGCTGCCAGCTTTCGGTGACGGTGCCGATCGGATCGGCGATCCCGCGTATGGTGGCGACGCCATCGGCCATCGCGTCGATGCGCGCCGGCGTCAGCGTCAGGCGGTCGATGAAGGCGGACGTCGCGCCGCCGGCGCGAACCTCAGCGACATCCTCGGCATTGGCGGCGAGAATGGCCGGCGCGCTGGTGCGGATGGCGCGCTCCATCGCCTCAAGCGCCCTGTTCTTCTGTTCGGGCGAGGCAAGCGCCAGCACCCGCGCGGCGGCGCGGGCACGGGCAGCGAGTTCGGTCATCAAGACAGGCAGATCGGCGTTGCCGTCGATTGCCTTCAGCGGCGCGGTCATCGGAGGTCTCGGGTTTTCGTTAAGGCCATGTTCTAGCATGGAAATCGGAGCCTTGGCGAGGTCTGGAACCGGCATGGCAGCCGGGCGGTGCGGGGGTGACGGCGGCTGGGCCGCTTTTCTCGGTCCCTGGATTTGCTGAATTGTAGCTTAGGCGCCCGGCGTGCGGGAAGCGGAAGCTATCTGGTGGGGCGGCAAGCCGATCAAGATCAAATTTCATCGCTCTAACGACCTGCTGCGAGGACTCATCATTGATCAGAATCTCGACGACCATGGTTTCGACGGATTGCGCCGATGGGTTGAACGGAAGATAAATTTCGTCGTGATCGATTCCTACACTGGCGAAGATATCACTCGGATGATGCGGGCTTGAGAGCCGCCCGTCGACCCCGCGTGCGCGATGCCGGTATCTCGGCATGCTTCCGCCGCTTTCGTTTGTCGACCGACGCAACGGTGATGCGGCGATCTATCTCACCACCGACGAAGACAGTTCACCCGAAATCCAGTTCGAGGAAGGTCAGCGCTGCATCGATTGGACTTGCAGCCGGCCCCGCAATGCCCCGGCATTGCTCCGCAATGCCGCGGCTCGCCGCGCCTGTTAACCACGAAACGGATCTGCGGATGAAAGATACGAAAATTTAAGATAAATTGAATCAATCGGCGGGTCGACGTGTGTTGTAAATTTTCATTCTACCGGCGCGGTAGAAAGAATCACACATGAAGCCTCTTTTGTTGGCTGCCATCGTTATGACGGTGGCAAGCGGCCCAGCATGGGCTCAATCATCGACAGGGTCGGGCGTCGGCATTGCCAGATCGACTTCGAGCTCGCAGGCGATCTCGGGGCAGGGCGGTTCGGCGAAGATCATCAGTAGCAGCACCGTGCCGGCCGATCAGACGGTCAGGAACGTACCGAGCGTTTTCGCACCAGGCTTGGCCGCGGCCGGGCTCGAAACGTGCCTCGGGTCGGTTTCCGGCGGCGGCGCCTTTATCGGGACCGGATTTAGTTTCGGCTCTTCGATCCCTGATGCCAGCTGCGCGGCGCGGCTCGATGCGCGGACGCTGTGGAGTTTTGGCCTGAAGAAGGCCGCGGTAGCGCGGCTTTGCCTTA
The Bradyrhizobium sp. KBS0727 genome window above contains:
- the rsfS gene encoding ribosome silencing factor, coding for MKAQPDADKTLNMILSRLDDMKAEETVTIDLRGKSAYSDYMIVTTGRVNRHVGAIAENVTKALKETGIKSIHVEGMPNCDWVLIDSGDVIVHVFRPEVREFYNLERLWTQSPAAAKAI
- a CDS encoding murein hydrolase activator EnvC encodes the protein MHSPPNIHPRPDAARHRRALALPAGRSLVLLSAGLLSLTSAALAPAAAQVAAPAPQAAAVSPDIIKQREQELQAAREQQRKAAELQEKLKADIAAIGQDRSKLNQQLIDIAAGVRGVETRIADAEARLRPLDAREQQIRASLDSRRSEIVEVLAALQRAGRRTPPALLVRPEDALQSLRTAMLLGAVVPELRGRAEKLSSDLGELVALRKTIATERDALARDRDKSKDDQVRLAALVDERQRKQSAIEKDMEAEGARAITLSKQVDSLQGLIAKMEQDLKSAAKAAATASLQGAPATPNGKPNLGALKDPARLSPAIAFASAKGLLAFPVNGSKIRDFGGSDGAGGVEKGISLATRTGAQVTTPCDGWVVYAGPFRSYGQLLILNAGGGYHVLIAGMERISVNIGQFVLTGEPVATMGSTSLVASILATTASQPVLYVEFRKDGTPIDPGPWWAANEGEKVRG
- a CDS encoding glutamate-5-semialdehyde dehydrogenase, with product MTAPLKAIDGNADLPVLMTELAARARAAARVLALASPEQKNRALEAMERAIRTSAPAILAANAEDVAEVRAGGATSAFIDRLTLTPARIDAMADGVATIRGIADPIGTVTESWQRPNGMTIERVRVPLGVIAVIFESRPNVAADAGVLCLKSGNAVILRGGSDSFRSCRAIHDCLVQGLREAGLPEAAITLVPTRDRAAVGLLLTGLNGGIDVIVPRGGKSLVARVEAEARVPVFAHLEGVNHVYVDRSANLEMAKKIVLNAKMRRPGVCGAAETLLVDRAGAAASLKPLVEMLIDAGCEVRGDAAVQHADSRVKPASDEDWDTEYEDAIIAARVVNGLDEAIAHIHDHGSHHTDAIVTEDAAAAQRFLNEVDSAIVLHNASTQFADGGEFGFGAEIGIATGKFHARGPVGAEQLTSFKYRVHGTGQTRP
- a CDS encoding S41 family peptidase, translating into MMRKTSVILLSAAAGAALTLFITQPRAVLMGSSARAATSDTYRQLNLFGDVFERVRSDYVEKPDDSKLVESAISGMLAGLDPHSSYMDAKSFRDMQVQTRGEFGGLGIEVTMEDGLIKVVSPIDDTPASKAGIMANDIITNLDDEAVQGLTLNQAVEKMRGPVNTKIRLKIIRKGQDNPIEVTLVRDNIRVRSVRARVEGDDIAYIRVTTFNEQTTEGLKREIGNLSNQIGDKLKGYIIDLRNNPGGLLEEAVTVSDAFLDRGEIVSTRGRNAEETQRRAAHPGDLTKGKPVIVLINGGSASASEIVAGALQDHKRATLVGTRSFGKGSVQTIIPLGSGNGALRLTTARYYTPSGKSIQAKGIVPDIEVLQDVPDELKSRTDTKGEASLRGHLKNDGDEKTGSQSYVPPDAKDDKALKTAADLLHGIKSTAAVPAPATGDKASADKPANKAAN
- a CDS encoding nicotinate-nucleotide adenylyltransferase — protein: MRIGLLGGSFNPPHEAHRAISLFAIKRLKLDRVWWLVTPGNPLKSGDALNDLDARMDAARQMADDPRIDISCLEAVIGVRYTVDTISYLRRRASGLRFVWIMGADNLAQFHRWQNWRRIASEVPIAVIDRPPQSFRALAAPAAQALARYRLPENQATRLADQQAPAWAFLTGMKSSLSSTGLRNPDGSWKAKK
- the rlmH gene encoding 23S rRNA (pseudouridine(1915)-N(3))-methyltransferase RlmH: MRLVVVAIGRLKQGPERELAERYRERFDDIGRKLGFRGLEIHEIPESRARDAATRVAEEAAAISAAIPEKSVLVALDERGKSVDSASFAQQLGRWRDDQVASTIFTIGGADGLSPDLQRKAKLRIAFGSATWPHQMVRVMLLEQIYRAATILAGHPYHRV